The following are encoded together in the Mumia sp. Pv4-285 genome:
- a CDS encoding alpha/beta fold hydrolase, with product MSADPGAAHSVVTSSDGTRIACTRRGSGPPVVLVDGALACSRTDPGRDLAVALAASFTVYDYDRRGRGESTDTPPYAPRREVEDLAAVVAAAGPGACVFGQSAGAALALEAAASGMPVRRLATYEPPYTGEFLGSADIRRSRNGLEATLADDDRGPCRYGDAVAMLMTLAGMPKEMVTLARRTPVWQEYEALAPTIAYDLALLGDGIVPRQRFEAIDVPTLVLDGAASPELLRRPSRIVACVVRAAEYRSLRDQTHDVDPAVLAPVLTDWFAGGPVT from the coding sequence ATGAGCGCCGATCCCGGAGCAGCCCATTCCGTCGTCACGTCCTCCGACGGCACCAGGATCGCCTGCACACGCCGCGGCTCGGGGCCACCGGTCGTCCTCGTCGACGGTGCCCTGGCCTGCTCGCGCACCGACCCCGGACGAGACCTCGCCGTGGCACTCGCGGCGTCGTTCACGGTGTACGACTACGACCGTCGCGGGCGCGGCGAGAGCACCGACACCCCGCCGTACGCCCCGCGCCGCGAGGTCGAGGACCTGGCCGCCGTCGTTGCTGCGGCAGGGCCCGGTGCATGCGTGTTCGGGCAGTCCGCGGGGGCCGCACTGGCCTTGGAGGCGGCCGCGTCGGGGATGCCGGTGCGCCGACTTGCCACGTACGAACCTCCCTACACCGGAGAGTTCCTGGGGTCCGCGGACATCAGGCGCTCCCGCAACGGGCTGGAGGCGACCCTCGCCGACGACGACCGCGGGCCGTGCCGGTACGGCGACGCCGTCGCGATGCTGATGACGCTCGCGGGGATGCCCAAGGAGATGGTCACCCTCGCGCGACGGACGCCGGTGTGGCAGGAGTACGAGGCGCTCGCGCCCACCATCGCGTACGACCTCGCGCTGCTCGGTGACGGCATCGTGCCGCGACAGCGGTTCGAGGCGATCGACGTGCCGACGCTGGTCCTCGACGGAGCGGCGAGTCCCGAGCTGCTGCGTCGTCCGTCGCGGATCGTGGCGTGCGTCGTCCGCGCCGCGGAGTATCGCTCGCTCCGCGACCAGACCCACGACGTGGACCCGGCGGTGCTGGCACCGGTGCTCACGGACTGGTTCGCGGGGGGGCCTGTGACCTAG
- a CDS encoding GMC family oxidoreductase, with protein MTSYDYVVVGAGSAGAVVASRLTEDPSVTVLLLEAGPEADADEITIPAAFSSLFKTRWDWNYSTTEQKQLHGRRAYWPRMKALGGCSSMNAMIYIRGNAYDYDTWRDAYGAAGWGYEDVLPYFVRAEGNTRLAGPYHGTDGPLRVEDRVFTHELSQAWVDSAVGSGFDRTDDFNGAAQEGAGLYQVTCRKGRRWSVADAYLRPALDRPNLTVVTGALATRVVVEGGRAAGVAYAVAGAEQVARAEREVVLSGGAVNSPQLLMLSGIGPAAHLREHGIDVVTDLPGVGANLHDHPALPLIWTTRGTTDLAQASNLGNLMRWKATGKGPLASNIGEAGGFFTSRDGLPAPDLQVHVAPAGFYDNGLREAKAQMFTAAPTLVNVASRGSLRLRSADPTWHPAIDAAYYDDQTDLDAMLAGARRVLDTVSSGPLARFLVDLWMPRTRGAVPTDAELVEHIRAQTQTLYHPVGTCAMGSGEASVVDPELRVRGVEGLRVVDASVMPMVPRGNTNAPTIMVGEKAVDLMLGRTLPPAVAAGAVASASS; from the coding sequence ATGACGTCCTACGACTACGTGGTGGTGGGCGCGGGAAGCGCCGGAGCGGTGGTCGCGTCGCGGCTCACCGAGGACCCGTCCGTGACCGTCCTCCTCCTGGAGGCAGGGCCAGAGGCCGATGCCGACGAGATCACGATCCCCGCCGCCTTCTCGAGCCTGTTCAAGACCCGCTGGGACTGGAACTACTCGACCACGGAGCAGAAGCAGCTGCACGGTCGCCGGGCGTACTGGCCCCGCATGAAGGCGCTCGGTGGCTGCTCGTCGATGAACGCGATGATCTACATCCGCGGCAACGCCTACGACTACGACACCTGGCGCGACGCGTACGGCGCCGCGGGGTGGGGCTACGAGGACGTCCTTCCGTACTTCGTCCGCGCCGAGGGCAACACTCGTCTCGCCGGGCCGTACCACGGCACCGACGGCCCGCTGCGGGTCGAGGACCGTGTCTTCACCCACGAGCTGAGCCAGGCCTGGGTCGACTCGGCGGTGGGCTCGGGCTTCGACCGCACCGACGACTTCAACGGGGCCGCGCAGGAAGGTGCGGGGCTCTACCAGGTGACGTGCCGCAAGGGTCGGCGCTGGTCGGTCGCCGACGCGTACCTCCGGCCCGCGCTCGACCGCCCCAACCTCACCGTGGTCACCGGGGCGCTGGCGACCCGTGTCGTCGTCGAGGGCGGCCGCGCCGCTGGGGTCGCGTACGCCGTGGCCGGGGCCGAGCAGGTCGCGCGGGCCGAGCGTGAGGTCGTGCTGTCCGGCGGAGCGGTCAACAGCCCGCAGCTGCTGATGCTGTCGGGGATCGGTCCCGCCGCCCATCTGCGGGAGCACGGCATCGACGTGGTCACCGACCTGCCCGGCGTCGGCGCGAACCTCCACGACCACCCTGCGCTGCCGCTGATCTGGACCACGCGCGGTACGACCGACCTCGCGCAGGCGAGCAACCTCGGCAACCTGATGCGGTGGAAGGCGACCGGCAAGGGTCCGCTGGCCTCCAACATCGGTGAGGCCGGCGGATTCTTCACCAGCCGTGACGGACTCCCGGCGCCGGACCTCCAGGTCCACGTGGCGCCGGCGGGGTTCTACGACAACGGGCTTCGAGAGGCGAAGGCGCAGATGTTCACCGCGGCGCCCACCCTGGTCAACGTCGCGAGCCGCGGGTCGCTGCGCCTGCGCTCGGCCGATCCGACGTGGCACCCGGCGATCGACGCCGCGTACTACGACGACCAGACCGACCTGGACGCGATGCTGGCCGGCGCACGCCGGGTCCTCGACACGGTGTCGTCCGGGCCGCTCGCGCGGTTCCTCGTCGACCTGTGGATGCCGAGGACCCGCGGTGCCGTCCCCACCGACGCCGAGCTCGTCGAGCACATCCGGGCGCAGACCCAGACGCTGTACCACCCGGTCGGCACGTGCGCGATGGGGTCCGGCGAGGCGTCGGTGGTCGACCCGGAGCTGCGCGTGCGCGGGGTCGAAGGGCTGCGCGTCGTCGACGCGTCGGTCATGCCGATGGTTCCGCGAGGCAACACGAACGCGCCCACGATCATGGTCGGCGAGAAGGCCGTCGACCTCATGCTCGGCCGTACGCTGCCGCCGGCGGTGGCCGCGGGAGCGGTGGCGTCCGCGTCGTCCTAG